One segment of Rhodopirellula baltica SH 1 DNA contains the following:
- a CDS encoding Y-family DNA polymerase: MGVRLGMPIAQAVDITTTLADQHNSGRNVANQSVPPIPTAIIDEHDRVADRRALHSLATELQSHLCPQIALETLDRFKWAGRFRHDPEALVAEIDGVTHLFDDEPGLLAAAATILKRRHLNARLAIASTLGAAWALATHAPSQTRTKDPAKNHFDFFLAPANRTRDALQTLPPSALRLNPTDVETLQRLGIETIGSLLQLPRSGLATRIGHGLCNRIAQALGEVDEPILAIDIPTEHTASLELEYPTDAVDLIRDRIIRLIESATASLRPLGRGVLRLRCQIDFTESPSVTLESGLFSPTLDLNHLSNLMIGAFESHACQSKVSHLRLDVLQDAILASTQPSIFGPGFESDTQTDWTRQTDIARLIDSLSGRLGEESVRGVRINRDPLPEDTVTDFPLTQSSGRKLATTRPRRRPKSKASSAAESRDESHGRHGGGTRNGVPTPHDAGRRPLQLHSSPQRLTPLGHGQAPPGENQFPPKFRFRGRVWNVHQHWGPERIETRWWQGPMVRRDYFRVELDDGARWWIFRDLNHPTDWQLHGWFD, from the coding sequence ATGGGCGTGCGATTGGGCATGCCGATCGCGCAAGCCGTCGACATCACTACCACGCTGGCCGACCAGCACAACTCCGGCCGAAACGTCGCGAATCAAAGCGTCCCGCCAATCCCCACCGCGATCATTGACGAACATGATCGTGTCGCCGATCGACGAGCGTTGCATTCGTTGGCGACCGAACTGCAAAGCCATCTGTGTCCGCAGATCGCATTGGAAACACTCGACCGATTCAAATGGGCCGGACGCTTTCGACATGATCCCGAAGCACTTGTCGCGGAGATCGACGGCGTCACACATTTGTTCGATGACGAACCAGGCTTGCTCGCTGCCGCGGCCACTATTCTGAAACGCCGTCACCTGAACGCCCGCCTGGCAATCGCCAGCACTCTCGGGGCAGCTTGGGCACTCGCCACCCATGCGCCCTCTCAAACGCGAACCAAAGATCCAGCCAAGAACCACTTCGACTTCTTCTTGGCCCCCGCCAATCGCACCCGCGATGCACTGCAAACGTTGCCGCCATCCGCATTGCGTTTAAATCCAACGGATGTGGAAACCTTGCAACGATTGGGAATCGAAACCATCGGCTCGCTCTTGCAATTGCCTCGCAGCGGATTGGCCACTCGCATCGGTCACGGTTTGTGCAACCGTATCGCTCAAGCACTGGGAGAAGTCGACGAACCCATTCTCGCGATCGACATTCCCACCGAACACACCGCGTCCTTGGAACTGGAATATCCAACCGACGCGGTTGACTTGATTCGCGACCGGATCATTCGTTTGATCGAATCCGCCACCGCATCCTTGCGTCCACTAGGAAGAGGCGTGCTGCGTTTGCGATGCCAAATCGACTTCACCGAGTCGCCATCCGTGACGCTCGAATCCGGACTGTTCTCGCCAACGTTGGACCTGAATCACCTCAGCAACTTGATGATTGGCGCATTTGAATCGCATGCTTGTCAGTCCAAGGTTTCGCATCTTCGATTGGACGTACTACAAGACGCGATCCTCGCCAGCACTCAACCGTCGATCTTCGGCCCCGGCTTTGAAAGCGACACGCAAACCGATTGGACGCGTCAAACCGACATCGCTCGATTGATCGATTCGTTGAGCGGTCGCTTGGGAGAAGAATCCGTGCGAGGCGTCCGCATCAATCGCGATCCGTTGCCCGAAGACACTGTCACGGATTTCCCGCTGACCCAATCAAGTGGTCGCAAACTTGCCACCACCCGGCCGCGGCGACGCCCCAAATCCAAAGCATCCTCGGCCGCGGAATCGCGTGACGAATCTCATGGTCGTCATGGCGGTGGAACTCGCAACGGAGTGCCAACGCCCCATGATGCCGGACGCCGGCCGCTTCAACTGCATTCATCACCTCAGCGACTCACGCCACTGGGACATGGCCAAGCCCCACCCGGTGAAAATCAGTTCCCCCCCAAATTTCGTTTTCGCGGAAGAGTGTGGAACGTGCATCAACATTGGGGCCCCGAACGGATCGAAACACGATGGTGGCAAGGCCCAATGGTTCGCCGCGATTACTTCCGTGTGGAACTGGACGATGGAGCACGATGGTGGATTTTTCGCGATCTCAATCATCCGACCGATTGGCAACTTCATGGTTGGTTCGATTGA
- a CDS encoding LapA family protein, which yields MLQKIRWFLSLAAVLVVVIVAFQNQDAVPLTILFFSGEYPLTLLLLGSSGVSFVLGCLMTAWRIRSRHKAQIARESEAKKGSEAKKAEATAKETSSTKKKSVAGNESAEASIGLDQEAT from the coding sequence ATGCTCCAGAAAATCCGCTGGTTTTTGTCGTTGGCGGCCGTCTTGGTCGTCGTCATCGTGGCGTTTCAAAACCAAGACGCGGTGCCGCTAACCATTCTGTTTTTCAGTGGCGAATACCCACTGACGTTGCTGCTGCTGGGCAGTTCCGGCGTCAGCTTTGTACTCGGGTGTTTGATGACCGCGTGGAGAATCCGCAGTCGCCACAAGGCTCAAATCGCCCGGGAATCCGAGGCCAAAAAGGGATCCGAAGCCAAAAAAGCGGAAGCTACTGCGAAAGAGACGTCTTCCACGAAGAAGAAAAGTGTCGCGGGCAACGAGTCAGCCGAAGCTTCCATCGGCTTGGATCAGGAAGCGACCTGA
- a CDS encoding ImuA family protein: MPNSISTKSISVPRRLTASTGVLEQAPEQQTFAFWEESVAPSTVTSITKRRHAAPPLPSKPAKQSNNQALVPSGRAKQSVSLSALHTSSGKAEQSVSPSTLHPPSGRVERSEGRAEPNEGKAEHAPTTREALLQKLRRQTEAISDPLVATDSTPRFSTGSSALDSWLPGGGMRRGTISEWIAETEGGGAGTLSLLAAAQILGTANQPHPPAHAHHDGPVIVVDPGGHFYAPAAIACGIPAERIVWCRVTNRRDAVWTLDQALRCGSVAAVWSMLPWNLNDRDARRLQLAAETGQTPGLLVRTASAGRRPSFASVRWHVRSVPAQPEQIVPLPRSRSALPPTNLRRYRDLRVAHVTMPRAKTNAARQAFLAITPDAMLHDLDSRPFLAAHSNSVSHSNPVGDTATADTSTANTHEKAAVHLAAQLARPTSTRREPPQRQPESQRPRDQRPSDQRQNNRRAAG; the protein is encoded by the coding sequence ATGCCAAACAGCATTTCCACCAAAAGTATCTCCGTTCCACGCCGATTGACCGCGTCCACCGGCGTGTTGGAACAGGCTCCCGAACAGCAAACCTTTGCTTTCTGGGAGGAATCAGTGGCTCCTTCCACTGTAACCTCAATCACCAAGCGTCGTCACGCAGCCCCCCCGCTCCCCTCCAAACCAGCCAAGCAAAGCAACAACCAAGCTCTCGTTCCTTCTGGACGGGCCAAGCAAAGCGTCTCCCTCTCCGCACTTCACACATCCTCTGGGAAAGCCGAGCAAAGCGTCTCTCCCTCCACACTTCACCCTCCCTCTGGGAGGGTCGAGCGAAGCGAGGGGAGGGCCGAGCCAAACGAGGGTAAAGCCGAACACGCCCCCACCACTCGCGAGGCGTTGCTGCAAAAACTGCGTCGCCAAACCGAAGCGATCTCAGACCCGCTCGTCGCGACCGATTCCACCCCGCGTTTTTCGACTGGGTCTTCGGCGTTGGATTCTTGGTTACCCGGCGGCGGAATGAGACGCGGCACGATCAGCGAATGGATCGCGGAAACCGAAGGCGGCGGCGCGGGCACACTTTCCTTGCTCGCCGCGGCCCAGATTTTGGGAACGGCCAACCAACCTCATCCACCGGCGCATGCTCACCACGACGGTCCCGTCATCGTCGTCGACCCCGGTGGCCATTTCTATGCTCCCGCCGCGATCGCTTGCGGCATCCCTGCCGAACGAATCGTTTGGTGTCGAGTCACCAACCGCCGCGACGCGGTGTGGACGCTCGACCAAGCCCTCCGGTGCGGTTCCGTCGCCGCGGTGTGGTCGATGTTGCCTTGGAATCTGAACGATCGCGACGCACGACGGTTGCAACTCGCCGCTGAAACCGGCCAAACTCCAGGTCTGCTTGTGCGAACCGCGTCGGCGGGGCGCCGGCCCTCGTTTGCTTCGGTTCGCTGGCACGTCCGGTCGGTGCCTGCTCAGCCCGAACAAATCGTTCCGCTTCCTCGGTCCCGTTCCGCCTTGCCACCCACCAACCTTCGTCGCTATCGCGATCTCCGGGTCGCTCATGTGACGATGCCCCGAGCCAAAACCAACGCGGCCCGCCAAGCTTTCCTGGCGATCACCCCCGACGCGATGCTGCATGATTTGGATTCGCGGCCCTTCCTCGCTGCTCATTCGAACTCTGTTTCCCACTCGAACCCGGTTGGTGACACCGCAACCGCTGACACATCCACGGCAAACACTCATGAAAAGGCTGCTGTGCATTTGGCTGCCCAACTGGCCCGTCCAACGTCGACGCGCCGAGAGCCTCCTCAGCGCCAACCCGAATCACAGCGACCCAGGGATCAGCGACCCAGCGACCAACGACAAAACAACCGCCGAGCCGCGGGATAG
- a CDS encoding DUF1592 domain-containing protein: MFAQPFRANARALFAIFCWACLPGTCLIAEERLNAPAPSLSLEETKRHGASRSKYLEPTTQPNETKTPQADLQTFRDVIAPILEESCVDCHGPDNEEGNIRVDTLDPNLMQGDDVQWWVEVLAVLNNGEMPPPDEVEMDDDDRSTVVEWLSGEIQTASSVRRATGGHSSFRRLTRYETNHALQDLLGLPYEFAKDLPPEAHSDDGFQNSSEMLHMTVKQLDTYRQLARQALDRAIVLEEQPAPMYWSISMKQNSKIDRHQQQSKLDQVAEKHKDDPAKQKQEVDALRETFQDIPRDTHYRDLTNGQKVSASWAYQGARYAMAPEDAPRVMPPTFDHVAVLPGGRNQKLIIELGDQLPDQGIMRVRVRASWLKDDESTGKQTQPPSLQLEFGWRASNEGRADMRVSVADTLVEASPDEPQIYEWDVPLGDIYPRNSVRGTSRMGVTPSPSEYIRFINSSVSKAAIQIDHVEVVAPVNDQWPPESHQQIFIASEHRDDEPRYAKEVLAAFMHRAWRRPPTEAELERKLKLFDAIRGQCDSMEEAISEVLASVLSSPNFLYVVRSAETNDAETSIDRLSPNELATRLALFLWCSVPDSELLELASENQLSSAEHLKTQVRRILADPKAERFSKHFVHQWLDLQLLDFLNVNETKPKLSPLLKEAMQREPIAFFHELLHEDESVLQFIHADFAMVNERLARHYQIPNVYGNHFRRVRLNSDPRRGGLLTQAGLLAMNSDGTDSHPLKRGVWLLESILNDPPPPPPPAVPEIDLADPEIAKMTLIERMANHRNHPACMSCHSKIDPWGIAFENYDAVGRWRDSINGKPVVASATLFNQQELAGVEGLKRYLLEHRQDQFVRGMVHKLATYALGRPLTFSDHSSIDEITAEVRQRGDGLATMIEQLVTSDLFQSK, from the coding sequence ATGTTCGCCCAACCGTTCCGTGCGAATGCGCGTGCACTGTTCGCAATATTTTGCTGGGCATGCCTTCCAGGAACCTGCTTGATCGCGGAAGAGCGTTTGAATGCTCCCGCCCCTTCGCTGTCCTTGGAAGAAACCAAGCGGCACGGCGCGAGTCGTTCGAAATATCTCGAGCCCACCACTCAACCGAACGAAACGAAAACGCCACAAGCCGACCTACAAACCTTTCGCGATGTCATCGCACCCATCCTGGAAGAGTCCTGCGTCGACTGCCACGGCCCCGACAACGAAGAGGGCAACATCCGAGTCGACACGCTCGATCCAAACTTGATGCAGGGTGACGACGTTCAATGGTGGGTCGAAGTCTTAGCGGTTCTCAACAACGGCGAGATGCCACCGCCGGACGAAGTCGAGATGGACGACGACGATCGAAGCACCGTGGTGGAATGGTTGTCAGGCGAAATCCAAACCGCATCTTCGGTTCGGCGAGCGACCGGTGGCCACTCATCGTTTCGTCGCCTGACACGTTACGAAACCAACCACGCGTTGCAAGATTTGCTCGGCCTGCCATACGAATTCGCGAAAGATCTTCCGCCCGAAGCTCATTCGGATGATGGCTTTCAAAACAGCTCCGAAATGCTGCACATGACGGTCAAGCAGTTGGACACCTATCGCCAACTCGCTCGACAAGCACTTGATCGCGCCATCGTGCTGGAAGAACAACCCGCTCCGATGTACTGGAGCATCAGCATGAAGCAGAACAGCAAGATCGACCGTCACCAACAACAATCCAAACTCGACCAAGTTGCCGAGAAACACAAAGACGATCCCGCCAAACAAAAACAAGAAGTCGATGCCCTTCGCGAGACATTCCAGGACATCCCGCGAGACACCCATTATCGCGACCTCACCAACGGCCAAAAGGTCTCGGCAAGCTGGGCCTATCAAGGTGCACGTTATGCGATGGCTCCGGAAGATGCGCCGCGAGTCATGCCGCCGACCTTCGATCACGTGGCGGTGTTGCCTGGCGGTCGCAATCAAAAACTGATCATTGAACTGGGGGATCAACTTCCAGATCAGGGAATCATGCGGGTTCGCGTTCGAGCGTCCTGGTTGAAAGACGACGAATCGACCGGCAAACAAACGCAGCCACCCAGCCTTCAACTGGAATTTGGTTGGCGGGCCAGCAATGAAGGCCGTGCGGACATGCGAGTCAGCGTCGCTGACACTCTTGTGGAAGCGTCACCTGACGAACCACAGATCTATGAATGGGACGTTCCATTGGGCGATATCTATCCACGAAATTCCGTCCGTGGAACATCAAGAATGGGTGTGACGCCCAGCCCATCAGAATACATTCGGTTCATCAACAGCTCCGTATCGAAGGCTGCCATCCAAATCGACCATGTTGAAGTGGTGGCTCCCGTGAACGATCAATGGCCACCCGAATCACACCAGCAGATTTTCATCGCCAGCGAGCATCGTGACGATGAGCCTCGGTACGCCAAGGAAGTTCTGGCCGCATTCATGCATCGGGCTTGGCGACGACCGCCGACCGAAGCCGAACTGGAACGCAAACTCAAGTTATTCGACGCGATTCGCGGACAATGCGATTCGATGGAAGAAGCCATTTCAGAAGTCCTCGCATCCGTCCTTTCATCACCCAATTTTCTGTACGTGGTTCGCTCGGCTGAAACGAACGATGCAGAAACGTCGATTGATCGATTGTCGCCGAACGAGTTGGCAACACGACTGGCATTGTTCTTGTGGTGTAGCGTCCCGGACTCCGAACTGCTCGAACTCGCAAGCGAAAATCAGTTGTCATCGGCCGAGCACCTCAAGACGCAAGTTCGTCGCATACTGGCTGACCCGAAGGCGGAACGCTTCAGCAAGCATTTCGTCCATCAATGGCTCGACCTTCAGTTGTTGGACTTTCTCAACGTCAACGAAACCAAACCCAAACTCAGCCCGTTGTTGAAGGAAGCGATGCAGCGTGAACCGATCGCGTTCTTCCACGAACTACTGCATGAAGACGAAAGCGTCCTTCAATTCATCCACGCTGATTTCGCGATGGTCAACGAACGATTGGCCCGTCACTATCAAATCCCCAATGTCTATGGCAATCATTTTCGCCGCGTTCGACTGAACTCTGATCCCCGGCGAGGCGGTTTGCTGACCCAAGCTGGTTTGTTGGCGATGAACTCGGATGGAACCGACTCGCATCCGCTCAAACGTGGCGTTTGGTTGCTGGAGAGCATTCTCAACGACCCGCCACCACCGCCGCCGCCCGCGGTGCCTGAGATTGATTTGGCCGATCCCGAAATCGCGAAGATGACGCTGATCGAACGCATGGCCAATCACCGCAATCACCCCGCATGCATGTCGTGTCATTCCAAGATCGATCCTTGGGGAATCGCCTTTGAAAACTACGACGCGGTTGGTCGCTGGCGTGATTCCATCAACGGCAAACCCGTCGTCGCATCGGCCACGTTGTTCAATCAACAAGAACTTGCCGGCGTCGAAGGTCTCAAACGATACCTGCTGGAACATCGCCAGGATCAATTTGTCCGTGGGATGGTCCATAAACTGGCAACTTACGCGTTGGGGCGTCCGCTCACATTTTCGGACCACTCCAGCATCGACGAAATCACCGCCGAAGTCCGCCAACGCGGCGATGGCCTCGCGACGATGATCGAGCAATTGGTCACCAGCGACCTGTTTCAATCCAAGTAG